The Arachis hypogaea cultivar Tifrunner chromosome 14, arahy.Tifrunner.gnm2.J5K5, whole genome shotgun sequence genome has a segment encoding these proteins:
- the LOC112741745 gene encoding ABC transporter C family member 14, whose product MSSSSSSWLTSSSCSPLSVDSSSPTSQLVAQWLRFIFLSPCPQRLLLSAIDLIFLITLLAFAAQKIYSRFSSNANSGSTITKPLLQDKDSDYKVTLWFKLPLLVTSLLALTYTVLSILAFTQSNLASWRQIEALFRLAQAITNIVIVILMVHEKKFKAPKHPLSLRFYWIANFVAAFLFATSAIIRLVSVEESSLEANLRVDDVFSFINLAVSLFLLVIAIKGSSGIDAIRISDVIESSRTWLSNDRTTSLYGNASLFSKTVWLWMNPLLNKGYTTPLKLQDVPTLPLEFRAERMSELFQEYWPKPEENSKHPVGFTLLRCFWKHIAFTGFLAVVRLAVMYIGPMLIQSFVDFTSKANPSPYEGLVLISILLVAKSIEVLSVHQFNFHSQKLGMLIRSSIITSVYKKGLRLSSTARQAHGTGQIVNHMAVDAQQLSDLMLQLHPIWLMPLQVAAALALIYTYVGLSAVAALLGTAVVFVFTLIRTKKSNSFQFRIMMSRDLRMKAINELLNNMRVIKFQAWEDYFGNKIRQFRQAEHGWIGKFLYYFAVNMAILSTAPLLVTVLTFGTATFLGIPLNAGTVFTITSVIKILQEPVRTFPQALMLISQAMVSLGRLDEFMMSKERDENAVQRDDKCESDIAVEMKDAKFSWDDEEGNEALKVEELEIRRGDHAAVVGTVGSGKSSLLASVLGEMYKISGKVRVCGTVAYVAQTSWIQNATIQENILFGLPMNQKKYKEVIRVCCLDKDLEMMEHGDQTEIGERGINLSGGQKQRVQLARAVYQDCDIYLLDDIFSAVDAQTGSFIFKECVMGALRHKTILLVTHQVDFLHNVDSIMVMRDGRIVQSGKYDELLKAGLDFGALVAAHESAMEITETGDGFSQSPKLARIPSKEKESAGEKQSQEQSKSDKGSSKLIEEEERETGQVNLRVYKHYFTEAFGWWGVALMLAMSLAWIIAFLAGDYWLAFATSEAYTVPSFIFIIVYAAIAAVSCIVVMIRSFLFTYWGLKTSQSFFIGMLDSILHAPMSFFDTTPSGRILSRVSTDLLWVDISIPLLVSFVMVSYFSLISIIIVTCQNAWETVFLLIPLFWLNNWYRKYYIASSRELTRLDSITKAPVIHHFSETISGVMTIRGFRKQGAFCQENLDRVNASLRMDFHNNGANEWLGFRLDFTGVVFLCIATVFMIFLPSAIIRPEYVGLSLSYGLALSSLLSFTISMTCSVENKMVSVERIKQFTNLPSEAPWTIPERTPPQDWPSHGNIELDNLQVRYRSNTPLVLKGVSLTIQGGEKIGVVGRTGSGKSTLIQVLFRLIEPSAGKIIIDGINICNVGLHDLRSRFGIIPQEPVLFQGTVRSNIDPLGLYSDEEIWKSLERCQLKDAVTAKPEKLEASVVDGGDNWSVGQRQLLCLGRIMLKHSRILFMDEATASVDSQTDAVIQKIIREDFADRTIISIAHRIPTVMDCDRVLVIDAGYAKEFDKPSRLLERPTVFGALVKEYSNRASEV is encoded by the exons ATGTCTTCTAGTTCTTCTTCTTGGCTTACTTCATCTTCTTGTTCACCTCTATCAGTGGATTCATCTTCTCCTACTTCACAACTTGTAGCTCaatggttgaggttcatattCCTATCACCATGTCCTCAGAGACTTCTTCTTTCTGCCATTGATCTCATCTTCTTGATCACCCTCTTAGCCTTTGCAGCTCAAAAGATCTATTCTAGATTCAGTTCTAATGCCAACTCTGGCTCCACAATAACCAAGCCTCTTTTGCAGGACAAAGATTCAGATTACAAGGTTACCTTGTGGTTCAAACTACCCCTTTTGGTGACATCACTCTTGGCTCTGACTTACACTGTTCTAAGCATCTTGGCCTTCACTCAAAGCAATCTTGCCTCATGGAGACAGATAGAGGCCCTCTTTCGCCTCGCGCAAGCGATAACCAACATAGTGATAGTGATTCTGATGGTACATGAGAAGAAGTTCAAAGCTCCAAAGCACCCTTTGTCACTAAGATTCTATTGGATTGCAAACTTTGTTGCTGCTTTCCTTTTTGCCACTTCGGCCATTATTCGATTAGTAAGTGTTGAGGAATCGAGTTTGGAGGCTAATTTGAGAGTGGATGATGTGTTTTCTTTCATCAATCTTGCAGTTTCTTTGTTCCTTTTGGTAATAGCAATCAAAGGGTCATCAGGGATTGATGCTATAAGAATTTCTGATGTGATTGAAAGTTCAAGAACATGGCTTTCCAATGACAGGACTACGAGTCTTTATGGCAATGCTTCTTTGTTCTCCAAAACAGTGTGGCTTTGGATGAATCCTTTGCTCAACAAAGGGTACACAACACCACTCAAACTCCAAGATGTTCCAACGCTTCCTCTCGAGTTTCGGGCTGAAAGGATGTCAGAGCTTTTCCAAGAATATTGGCCAAAGCCAGAGGAAAACTCCAAGCACCCTGTTGGATTCACCCTGCTAAGATGCTTCTGGAAACACATAGCATTCACCGGCTTCCTCGCAGTTGTTCGGCTCGCTGTTATGTACATCGGTCCAATGCTTATTCAGAGCTTTGTAGATTTCACATCAAAGGCTAATCCTTCTCCCTATGAAGGACTTGTCCTGATTTCGATCCTGCTTGTGGCAAAATCAATTGAAGTCCTCAGTGTTCATCAATTCAACTTCCACTCTCAGAAACTCGGCATGCTTATTCGTTCCAGCATCATTACTTCAGTTTACAAGAAGGGTCTAAGATTATCTAGCACTGCAAGGCAGGCTCATGGAACTGGCCAGATTGTGAATCATATGGCTGTTGATGCTCAACAGCTATCTGATTTGATGCTTCAGCTTCATCCTATTTGGTTAATGCCATTGCAAGTTGCAGCGGCGTTGGCCTTAATTTACACCTATGTTGGCTTGTCTGCAGTTGCAGCCCTGCTTGGAACTGCTGTGGTATTTGTTTTCACTCTGATTCGGACCAAGAAAAGCAACAGTTTCCAGTTCAGGATCATGATGAGCCGTGACTTGAGGATGAAGGCAATTAATGAGCTTCTCAACAACATGCGTGTCATCAAGTTTCAAGCATGGGAGGATTACTTCGGCAACAAGATTCGCCAATTTCGCCAAGCTGAGCACGGTTGGATTGGCAAGTTCTTGTATTATTTTGCTGTCAACATGGCAATTCTCTCCACTGCTCCTCTCTTGGTCACGGTTCTTACCTTTGGAACCGCCACGTTTCTTGGGATTCCTCTTAATGCTGGAACTGTTTTCACCATAACTTCTGTGATCAAGATTCTGCAGGAGCCGGTTAGGACTTTCCCTCAGGCTCTTATGTTGATTTCTCAGGCTATGGTTTCTCTAGGGAGGTTGGATGAGTTCATGATGAGTAAGGAAAGGGATGAGAATGCAGTGCAAAGAGATGATAAATGCGAAAGCGACATAGCCGTGGAGATGAAAGATGCGAAATTCTCTTGGGATGATGAGGAAGGGAATGAGGCTCTGAAGGTTGAAGAGCTGGAGATTAGGAGAGGGGACCATGCTGCAGTTGTTGGAACTGTTGGCTCAGGAAAATCTTCGTTGTTGGCTTCTGTGTTGGGGGAAATGTACAAAATTTCAGGAAag GTCAGAGTTTGTGGGACAGTTGCATATGTAGCACAAACATCATGGATTCAGAATGCAACCATCCAGGAAAACATATTGTTTGGACTACCAATGAACCAGAAGAAATACAAAGAAGTCATAAGAGTGTGCTGCCTGGACAAGGATCTAGAAATGATGGAGCATGGAGACCAGACTGAGATAGGAGAAAGGGGTATTAACCTCAGCGGCGGCCAGAAGCAACGAGTGCAACTCGCCAGAGCTGTGTACCAAGATTGTGACATCTATCTCCTTGATGATATATTCAGTGCTGTTGATGCCCAAACAGGATCATTCATTTTCAAG GAATGTGTTATGGGAGCTCTTAGACATAAGACCATTTTACTAGTAACTCACCAAGTTGATTTCCTGCATAATGTTGACTCTATAATG GTGATGCGAGACGGGAGAATTGTGCAAAGTGGAAAGTATGATGAACTTCTCAAAGCTGGCCTGGATTTTGGTGCACTTGTGGCTGCTCATGAAAGTGCTATGGAGATTACAGAAACTGGTGATGGGTTTAGCCAGTCTCCAAAGTTGGCTCGCATTCCTTCGAAGGAAAAGGAAAGCGCAGGCGAAAAGCAATCTCAAGAGCAATCTAAGTCTGATAAGGGTTCATCAAAGCTCATTGAAGAGGAGGAGAGGGAAACTGGCCAAGTCAATCTCCGAGTATACAAACATTATTTCACTGAAGCATTTGGATGGTGGGGAGTAGCACTCATGCTGGCAATGTCTTTAGCATGGATCATAGCCTTCTTGGCTGGTGACTACTGGCTAGCATTTGCAACTTCAGAAGCTTATACTGTTCCTTCTTTCATTTTCATTATTGTGTATGCTGCCATAGCAGCAGTTTCATGCATAGTAGTGATGATCAGGTCATTCTTATTTACATATTGGGGTCTAAAGACATCTCAAAGCTTCTTCATTGGTATGCTTGATAGCATTCTGCATGCACCAATGTCATTCTTTGACACCACTCCTTCTGGCAGAATCTTAAGTCGT GTATCTACTGATCTACTTTGGGTTGATATATCAATTCCATTGTTAGTAAGCTTTGTGATGGTGTCATACTTCTCATTAATCAGCATCATCATTGTCACATGCCAAAATGCTTGGGAGACTGTCTTCCTCTTAATTCCATTGTTTTGGCTGAATAATTGGTACCGG AAATATTACATTGCATCTTCTCGGGAACTGACTCGCCTTGATTCTATCACGAAAGCTCCGGTTATCCATCACTTCTCAGAGACCATTTCCGGTGTTATGACGATCCGGGGCTTCAGGAAACAGGGAGCATTCTGTCAAGAAAATCTTGACAGGGTAAATGCAAGTCTCAGAATGGATTTCCACAACAATGGAGCAAACGAATGGCTCGGTTTTCGCTTGGACTTTACAGGAGTGGTTTTCCTTTGCATTGCCACTGTTTTCATGATCTTTCTGCCAAGTGCTATTATTAGGCCAG AATATGTTGGTTTATCTCTATCCTATGGCTTGGCTCTCAGTAGTCTCTTATCATTCACCATAAGCATGACTTGTTCTGTTGAGAATAAAATGGTTTCAGTTGAGAGGATAAAGCAGTTTACCAACCTTCCATCAGAAGCTCCATGGACAATCCCTGAGAGGACTCCTCCTCAGGATTGGCCTAGTCATGGCAACATTGAGTTAGATAACTTGCAG GTTAGGTATAGGTCAAATACTCCTCTAGTTCTCAAGGGAGTATCACTCACTATTCAAGGAGGAGAGAAGATTGGTGTTGTTGGCCGTACAGGGAGTGGGAAATCAACCCTCATCCAGGTGCTATTTAGGCTGATTGAGCCTTCAGCTGGAAAAATAATCATTGATGGAATCAACATTTGCAATGTGGGGCTTCATGATCTGAGGTCTAGATTCGGAATCATTCCCCAAGAGCCAGTTCTCTTTCAAGGAACTGTAAGAAGCAACATTGATCCCCTTGGATTGTATTCAGATGAAGAAATTTGGAAG AGTCTCGAGCGCTGCCAATTGAAAGATGCAGTGACTGCAAAGCCTGAAAAACTTGAGGCTTCAG TGGTTGATGGAGGAGACAATTGGAGTGTGGGGCAAAGGCAGTTACTTTGCTTGGGAAGGATCATGCTCAAACACAGCAGGATACTATTCATGGATGAGGCAACGGCATCTGTTGATTCACAAACTGATGCTGTGATACAGAAGATCATCCGTGAGGACTTCGCGGATCGAACAATTATCAGTATTGCTCACAGAATACCAACAGTCATGGATTGTGACAGGGTTTTGGTCATAGATGCAG GTTATGCAAAGGAATTtgacaaaccatcacgtttgctAGAAAGGCCAACAGTTTTTGGAGCATTGGTAAAGGAATATTCCAATAGAGCTTCAGAAGTATAA